The Danio aesculapii chromosome 7, fDanAes4.1, whole genome shotgun sequence DNA window AGCACAAAAACAACATTGGAGAATATCAAGCAAAGTAACCATTCCTTTTGAAATTTGAtgtctgaaaaaagaaaaaaatatacaagaaTTAAAATATAAAGCAGTCAAAATATAAAGTTCTTCTAAATAATTGTCAGAATAGATTACACAGAATCAATTACAATACAGTACTTTTTATTACTACTGTGTGTATAGTGCAGATTATATTCTATGGCTGAATATGGTATGACTAGAGCTTAAAAATCACAGAACTGACAAAATATCAAACCAGGTGATTAATTTTTCAATAAAATTCAattcttttaattcattttttaaaataagcaaTAAGTTAGTGACCCTGGAACACAAAACCAGATTCATGCTGCATTGGTATAATTAAGGCAATAgccaaaaaaatacatattatgggagaaaatgacttttattttatgccaaaatcattagaatTTTAAGTAAATCTCATCTTACATGAAATTTTTGTAAACTTTCTTCTGTAagtatatcaaaacttaatttttgataaGCAATATGCATAACCCTCATAACCTAGATATTTAAATAGTTGTATTTTGAACAAATATTATGCTCGCACAAATCATACATCATTGGAAAGCTTTTGTATTTTAGCCAATGTAAGCTTTCAGATGCATATCTCAATTTTCAAAACTTTACCATTATGACCCTTATGACCTTACCCTTATGGTTTTGTGGACCATGGtcacattttacaaaacaaaaaaatacattgtacAATCTGCagatacacattttttaaataaaaaaaataatgtatgaCTGATACAAAACTGCTGAGAAttcattcatcatcatcatcatctaaaaTGCCActggtggaaaaaaataaaataaaaataaaaaatcaccagaaaaaaagtgcagttttgttTGCTGAAGTCGTGCTTGATATTTTAAATCTAATAATGCAAGGATATTTATAACATGTTTAGTGTGGCTTAAGGATATAATCACTATCTTGAACCACAGGTCTAAAGGTGACAGTTACTAAACAGAACGGTGAAAGACTAATAGTTTAGTGAATTAtagcaattaaaaaaagaattaccaGCATCTTTAACAGTGGTTCCATCTGGTATATTCCCACATGCCATGTTGACGTCTTGATACTCAGTTCCTTGGAAATAACAAATCATATGATGTTATTTGGTTAAAATAGTCTATTACCTCACAAAATAGTAGAATGAATATATTTTACCTTGTAGCATCAGATGTGCTCCAGAGATAAATCGTAGTAAATTTAAGAACACCGTCCCGCAGTAGTATATTCCAGTGTCCTGCTTGGTGGTTGCTGTGATCTTGAGGTGAAAATAGTCTTCAGTGGATAAAATACTGAATCTCCCATCTTTAAATTCATCTACAAACTTGACTTTATCCAGTTGATTGTATGATATTGTGATTACCCTTGGGATCTGTCCAGTGCTTTGTTTATACCAAACCAATGTGTTGCCAACGCTATTTTTAGACGAGAAGCATTTGATGATAACATCATCTCCCAGCTGAAATGTTTGTAATGAGACAATTTCAGCACTGTGATTAGACTGGACTCCAGCTACAACAAAGCAGTGAGATTTCAGCAATTAAAATGATGTATgaaaatccaataaataaataagtttaaataaataagtgtaaataaatacatttaaactgtCAAAAGAGCAATAAAAAAAAGCTACTTACGTGCCCAACACATCAAAATGACCCAAAAGATCATGTCTGAAGCAATGGATGTGTGAAAATCCTCTTTAGAAGTCTTGCATGTGATGTGATTGGTCACTTTTAAAACAAGACAGACTGGAATCAAACTGTGATTGGTTGAAATCGACCTGATATCTCTCAGCTCACTCCCAAATTGAGGCAAAAATGTTATGATCaatgtcttatttgctttattgtcTATAAAATTAACTGTAAATATATTGTACATGTTTATGTATGTAAATTTAGAAAGTAACATTATTACAATGATCATATTGTTTTTACACTTgactaaagaaaaaaagagaagccATTTACAGTAGCTCCACaatcctaaatatatatatatataactaaatataaCTAAAGTTAACTATAAATAGTTCAAGGAGCCTTTTTGCTTCTTGAATAAAATTGGCCAACATATCTAACATTATTTTAGCTTGCAATGTGTAGACAACATTTATTATTGGAATAAAAAAATTTGAACAAGAAATCAAgttcaggattttttttatatattatttttttcaaaaggtcatgattcgcactcattaaataattgctttgtgtagtttttattttacattcctcAGGTAATACAAAACACATGcatttcggcacaatgccttTCTCAGTGTGtgagcaatatatatttttttaaattataaattattattattgaaattattagAGTAGTTTCAACACTCTGAAATGAATATCGACAATTAAAATACTACCCAAGTTGTATTTCAAGTTTATATATACAAAACATTTGAGATATAAATCAAGAACTACAGTATGTGCCGCAAATTTGAgttccttttttgttgttttgataaAGGTCTGTACTGTACGAAAACAGTTTGTGGTTTACTTGTTCTTGTTTTTTACATGGCTATCAGAGACTACCACTGACCTCATGAGCACCATGTATAGCAATTGTCGACAAAAACAGGTCACGACAACAAAAACATATATCCTGTGCACATGTGAGTGAAAGTGCAAGTCACAGATACACACAACACTGTCTCTAAAGTGTTTCACGACCACAGTGTTAGCTCATTGGAAAAAGTGAGAATGCAGACGACCACTGTATTTTTTTAGACGTCTTCTGCATTGCTCGCTTGAGTGGGTGTTTGTGACAACCACAGATTCAACATGGAACAAAACTATCTCCTGCTTAAAGTAGAGGAGAACACGAGACTATAAAAAAGATGAATCTGCAGCTATGAATATTATGCACATACTTATTTAACATAAAGCatctaatcggccaatcacacagcagcaactcaatgcatttaggcagatGGTCAAGAAATCTGATGAaatttaaactgagcatcagaatggcgaaggaaggtgatttaagtgggTTTAAATATGGTGTGGTTGTGTTAGTGTCAGAAGGATATTGTAGCAATGGGATTTTCCACGCATAACCATTTGATTAAGTTTGACAGAGAATGGACACTTTGCACAAGGTGGTGATGATGCATTTAAAGATCATCGGCTTTTTAAATCCTCAaagatttttaatatttagataaaaaacatacatttaataaaGCTATACTTTGTAGTATATCAACcatgcatcaaattacaaaaaaaaagttaatgctTATGCGAGACGTTTCTAATGCTGTCCAGGactgtaaatttgacattgttctctcttctgatTGCTGATttcagtctcacacatttttttctgaaagtcatgAAAATACTATTGAGGAGTTTCTTTTGTTATTTGTGCAAATTTAaatgcaataatattaataataataataatattattaataaaaattgtgGTACTTTTCCATTCACTGTGCCCTAAGTTTGCCCAACTATAACAACCTCTGCTGCTGAGAAATCTGAAAATAGTCTGTAGTGATGCCAGAAAAGTGATGCTCGTTCAGTTGTGTGTCCTGTTTGTGTGAGCCCTAGTAAGCCAGTATAGTAACTGGGATTCTAAAACTGTCAAAAAGGATTATACTTTTGATAAAGTGTTAAATTGAGATCCTGACTTTCTGTTATCATAAATCTGAGGATGCACTTTGAAAAGAATAGGAATGTGACCATGGCCAAATTTGCTCTGTCCATCATCACGGCTGTCTAAACACCCATATCTACTGAGTAGGTCTGTTCTGTCTCTCTCTATTCCACCAATGCTTAATGGCCATCTGGTACACTATGCCAGCTAACATACAGGTGGATGCTGCCCACTGCTGGTGTTATTTCTCAGTTGAAATTTGCAATGTGCTTTGAGAGTCTAGAAACATGCTATAAAATAACTAGTATCTATTATTGTGTGTGTAAAAAtcaaaatgtatgtacatttgttttatgtagctttaGCTCCCTCTTGAGGATGGCTTCAGCCAAAGATTTAATTGTGACAAGAACAAAGGATTGACTAAAATTCAGCTTTTTGACACTCCTATATACCTGCTCTCTATACTAAAATCTGTTCACCCAGGTTtcaaatttgctgttaatttacaatCTAAGAAGCAGATATTATAGCTGAAGAATTTTAGCGGAATGATTATCATCcctttgagagtaaaaaaaaacaaacataaataaaatacacaataaaagcaAAAGTATTACCGCCTAAGGATATACAtatgtcttatgaagcaaaatgatCAGTATGTGCaagaaaagtattattatttaaaatgttatttactattTACCTTATCCAAAGCATCAGGAAACAGCCCAGAGCGATTTCCGTTTTCCAAATGATTCAGCCTAATGAACAGATTCCTTTCATTGAATGAACCGGTT harbors:
- the LOC130232760 gene encoding uncharacterized protein LOC130232760 isoform X2, giving the protein MIFWVILMCWAPGVQSNHSAEIVSLQTFQLGDDVIIKCFSSKNSVGNTLVWYKQSTGQIPRITATTKQDTGIYYCGTVFLNLLRFISGAHLMLQGTEYQDVNMACGNIPDGTTVKDADIKFQKEWLLCLIFSNVVFVLVTIIILANRCIHWRKRLSGSENVASPSCEIRDSDVNYAAVSFASAPLTRRSNDRQMAEYSEVNLKSRDYMI
- the LOC130232760 gene encoding uncharacterized protein LOC130232760 isoform X1 — protein: MIFWVILMCWAPGVQSNHSAEIVSLQTFQLGDDVIIKCFSSKNSVGNTLVWYKQSTGQIPRVITISYNQLDKVKFVDEFKDGRFSILSTEDYFHLKITATTKQDTGIYYCGTVFLNLLRFISGAHLMLQGTEYQDVNMACGNIPDGTTVKDADIKFQKEWLLCLIFSNVVFVLVTIIILANRCIHWRKRLSGSENVASPSCEIRDSDVNYAAVSFASAPLTRRSNDRQMAEYSEVNLKSRDYMI